ATCGGGGCAGGATTGCTGGGAACAGCAGGTGCCTGGCTGGGACCGAGCCCTGGCCCGCAGCACAGCCCCCTTCGGATCTTTCTGTTTCCCTCTATGTCTCTTTGTTCAGTTTGTCGCATGTTGCTCTTCTAGAATTCACTGCAAGGAAAGTGTTCAGCTGTACAAGAGTCTGTACCGAGTGACAAGGCCAGCACAgaaaaaacagagcaggagctggatgCTTCCGAACCGGAGCGGgactggggctgcagcagcagtgtgaaACCTCCAGCCCAGCTGCAAAGCAAGGAAGACCCAAGCTCACCGGGTGAATGTGATGCGGCGAGACCCCCAAATCCAGGGGCTGAGGCAGATAAAAGCACTGCAAAGGGGTGCGGTGCCCTAGCGGAGAGCGAGGAGTGGCAGAACAGCAGCCTGTCATCCGTGTGGGACAGCACTGTCCACGAGTCGGAGTCCCTCGAAGCCTGCCTGGGTAAGGGACGGGAGCCCCTGCGCTCTGTGGTCAGGGCTGTGCCCTCTGCCCACgtgctttgagcaacctggtgaTGAGTGTGGGTGGCAAAGTGTAGGTCCTTGGGGAATCAAAATCTCGAGACTGTACTGGAGAGGTTCGAGAAACTCATTGCAGGACAGATGGTAGCTGCAATGTGAGTGTTCTGGTAATggtttcttccatttctctgcagaaatcCCACTTGAGGACATAAAGGAGCTTCCCCGAACTCGAGCTGGCCTCCAGTCCTACAGAAATCACTTGATCATggagctgctgtggctgcaACAAGCTATCGTCAGCCGTAAAAATGTAAGGGCCTGGCCCTGcctcttagaatcatagaatcaggaATGATTCCAGAATCGTTCTGTACagaatcatatttttttcattattctgtaTATGGAATCtatttctatgattctataattctatgattctatggtccTGGCTGAGTGTGATGACTTTGCTGGCTAATCTGCAAAGGCAGGTGCTTTCCTGCTTCTCTATATCTGGGATTTAATTGTTAAcacttgattttctttctcttacagTACCTGAAGCTGAAACAGAGGCTGGGGACTCCTGACCCATAGAAAGGCATTGCCAAGTGTGGAGGACATTTGTGCTGGTgtggaggagcagaggagctgcagcaccatGGCATCACCTCGGGGACAGCAGTAGCCTGAGGGGACTCCAGCTCCATGGGCTGATGTTCTCCATGTCAGATGCATGGGGCAAGAaagacatttaatttcttttaaatttgaatAATTGGTCAAAGCTGGGGTTAATTGTCACTGCAGCTTGTGTGCCCTGGAGGGAGTCCCAGGGAGGCCATCCACAAAAACCCTGTTGCTGTTGGCAGAGCTGGGTGGTAAATTGAGTCTGGGAAGACTGTCTCATGCAGGAGATACTCTTTGGCCAGCTGATTGCTTGGGGTGGACCTGAAATGCCTGAAGACAACAGGTGCTTTTAATTTGTAGGAATAACCTCTTCTCCACTGAACTGTGGGTGACCCATACCAGTATCTGAGATGTATTTTTGGGTTGTCACAGCTCTGGGGTCTCCAGGTGCTCGTGGTAGGAACACCTAGTTGAAGTACTGAGTTAGGAGGGAAGTTTCCTAACGTGCAGCTGGTGGGGACAGAACATCAAACCTGACCTTCAGGAGGTGAGGCTTGGTTCCTGACATGCACGTTTCTGGCCGTGTGTGTGGCAGGATCACTTGGAGAGAACACCTCACGCTCCAGGGAGCAAGTAAGGAGTTAAGGGGTTGGTGCTGTGCTTTGAGAGCACTTCATTTGTagagatattttttatttttgttaccttTGCACTAGTTCAGGGATATTAAATGTCCTTCAAAAGGACATTCCCACATGTTGCTCTGGTTCCTTACAGGGACGCTGAGTCTCACGTGCAAACACTCTGTTTCTATGCCCTGAGTGGGCGCTGTTATTGTATGGCAGAGATATCCTGTTCCTGATGACTGTATGtgaataaaaagcttttctgcagCTTGTCTCTGAATCTGCCTATTCCTGCC
This sequence is a window from Anas platyrhynchos isolate ZD024472 breed Pekin duck chromosome 24, IASCAAS_PekinDuck_T2T, whole genome shotgun sequence. Protein-coding genes within it:
- the IQCC gene encoding IQ domain-containing protein C isoform X2; amino-acid sequence: MAGRVTPSAGARCPAVMAAVAEAEQWQRLLGAVTRLQNSLQGKCSAVQESVPSDKASTEKTEQELDASEPERDWGCSSSVKPPAQLQSKEDPSSPGECDAARPPNPGAEADKSTAKGCGALAESEEWQNSSLSSVWDSTVHESESLEACLEIPLEDIKELPRTRAGLQSYRNHLIMELLWLQQAIVSRKNYLKLKQRLGTPDP
- the IQCC gene encoding IQ domain-containing protein C isoform X1; the protein is MAGRVTPSAGARCPAVMAAVAEAEQWQRLLGAVTRLQACVRGWQLRRRFRSLQQEYEEVVREIEGDLSELQWTGRYLPRPVFVPKNSLQGKCSAVQESVPSDKASTEKTEQELDASEPERDWGCSSSVKPPAQLQSKEDPSSPGECDAARPPNPGAEADKSTAKGCGALAESEEWQNSSLSSVWDSTVHESESLEACLEIPLEDIKELPRTRAGLQSYRNHLIMELLWLQQAIVSRKNYLKLKQRLGTPDP